The following coding sequences lie in one Arachis ipaensis cultivar K30076 chromosome B03, Araip1.1, whole genome shotgun sequence genomic window:
- the LOC107629949 gene encoding uncharacterized protein LOC107629949, producing the protein MKQVVGMVVSNKMQKSVVVAVDRLFHHKVYNRYIKRTSKFMAHDEHNHCNIGDRVRLDPSRPLSKHKHWIVAEILKKARIYTPPTTPVPENVPLSTEAPAP; encoded by the exons ATGAAGCAAGTCGTAGGAATGGTGGTTTCCAATAAGATGCAGAAGTCAGTGGTGGTGGCAGTGGACAGGCTATTCCACCACAAAGTGTACAACCGTTACATCAAACGAACTTCTAAATTTATGGCACACGACGAGCACAATCATTGTAACATTGGTGATCGA GTTCGACTGGATCCTTCTAGGCCTTTGAGCAAGCACAAACATTGGATTGTTGCTGAAATTCTCAAGAAAGCACGCATATATACTCCTCCCACTACACCAGTACCTGAGAATGTGCCCTTAAGCACTGAAGCACCTGCTCCCTAA